In a single window of the Nodularia spumigena CCY9414 genome:
- a CDS encoding RNA-guided endonuclease InsQ/TnpB family protein yields the protein MSNYGCQQVLISPDKELRAILEFVCEQSNKLANCGLYYSRQLFFKTGKIPSKAELHRLLKSNAHFQALYSHVAQQTLTTVFESFRSFIGLLKGVKGGTVEQRPKLPGYKKNALKLVTFPRADVKLKNGQLRFPLGTKVKAWFGIDAFYLPMPSNLKYSDLKEIRICPRNGCFYAEFIYSVEEIKVELDFEKVLGIDPGLNNWLTCVSNTATSFIVDGLHLKSLNQWYNKRVSVLKKNQPQGFWSKQLGGITEKRNRQVRDAVNKAARIVVNHCLEFQIGSIVFGWNKGHRQEINLGSKTNQKFVQIPTARLKDRIAQLCKQYGIKFIETEESYTSKASYVDGDFLPVFGSKPEGWKASGRRVSRGLYQASSGLKINADANGAANILRKVAVKLGFNLSGISSGELIAPLKIRLWTLQESPSL from the coding sequence ATGTCTAATTATGGTTGCCAACAAGTTTTAATCAGTCCAGACAAAGAATTGAGAGCCATCTTAGAGTTTGTTTGCGAACAGTCAAACAAACTTGCTAACTGTGGACTATATTATTCTCGCCAGTTATTCTTTAAAACTGGCAAGATACCGAGCAAAGCTGAGTTGCATCGGCTATTGAAATCTAACGCTCATTTTCAGGCTCTTTATTCCCACGTAGCACAGCAAACTTTAACAACTGTATTTGAGTCATTTCGGTCGTTTATTGGATTGCTCAAAGGCGTTAAAGGTGGAACTGTTGAGCAGCGTCCAAAATTACCAGGGTATAAGAAAAACGCTCTCAAGTTAGTTACTTTCCCTCGCGCAGATGTCAAATTGAAGAATGGGCAATTACGCTTTCCTCTAGGCACTAAAGTTAAAGCATGGTTCGGAATAGATGCCTTCTATTTACCGATGCCGTCAAACTTAAAATATTCTGATCTAAAAGAGATTCGGATTTGTCCTCGCAATGGATGTTTCTATGCTGAGTTTATTTATTCAGTTGAAGAAATAAAAGTAGAATTAGACTTTGAGAAAGTCCTAGGTATAGATCCAGGCTTAAACAATTGGCTAACTTGTGTAAGTAATACAGCCACTAGCTTTATTGTTGATGGATTGCACCTCAAAAGCTTAAATCAATGGTACAACAAACGGGTATCAGTCCTTAAAAAGAATCAACCCCAAGGATTCTGGAGTAAACAATTAGGTGGTATAACCGAGAAACGTAACAGACAAGTTAGAGATGCAGTAAATAAAGCAGCAAGAATTGTAGTCAACCATTGTTTAGAATTTCAGATTGGTAGTATTGTATTTGGTTGGAACAAAGGACACAGACAAGAGATAAATCTGGGTTCAAAAACTAATCAGAAATTTGTCCAAATACCTACTGCACGATTAAAAGACCGTATTGCCCAATTATGTAAGCAATATGGCATCAAGTTTATAGAAACGGAAGAATCTTACACTTCTAAAGCATCCTACGTTGATGGCGATTTTCTACCTGTATTTGGTTCCAAACCAGAAGGGTGGAAAGCGTCAGGAAGAAGAGTTAGTCGTGGTTTGTATCAGGCTTCTAGCGGACTAAAAATAAATGCAGATGCGAATGGGGCTGCCAATATTTTAAGAAAAGTAGCGGTAAAACTGGGATTTAATCTCAGTGGAATCAGTAGCGGCGAATTGATAGCGCCTTTGAAGATCCGTTTGTGGACTCTTCAAGAATCCCCGTCCCTTTAG
- a CDS encoding DUF2996 domain-containing protein: MAEEKNHNQTGEAAPSNVDKQVPSTNEPVATNLPTANTPDPKAANPEVNPNAATTKTAPPKAEKPPAAAKAAKKEKPPAVEDKPFVEFMEQHYLPTLQNAIAQEGVEDLQLAFAKQKLPIAGFQSAEECWQVIGSWQNGQRQFNVYFPEESITGKKGFSCNEGKRPSTLESFLIDERKITLDLLVFGLVQRLNGQKWLGRN, from the coding sequence ATGGCAGAAGAAAAAAATCACAATCAAACCGGAGAAGCGGCTCCCAGCAATGTTGACAAACAAGTTCCCAGCACTAACGAACCAGTAGCAACAAACCTCCCTACTGCCAACACGCCAGATCCCAAAGCAGCGAACCCAGAAGTTAACCCCAACGCCGCTACGACAAAAACAGCACCACCCAAGGCAGAAAAGCCCCCAGCCGCCGCCAAAGCCGCAAAAAAGGAAAAACCCCCGGCGGTAGAAGATAAGCCCTTTGTGGAGTTTATGGAGCAACACTACTTGCCAACTTTGCAAAATGCGATCGCCCAGGAAGGTGTAGAAGATTTGCAGCTGGCTTTTGCGAAACAGAAACTTCCCATCGCTGGCTTTCAGTCAGCCGAAGAATGCTGGCAAGTCATTGGTAGTTGGCAAAATGGTCAACGTCAGTTTAACGTGTATTTCCCAGAGGAAAGTATTACCGGGAAAAAAGGATTTTCTTGTAACGAAGGTAAAAGACCTAGCACACTTGAGTCATTCTTAATTGATGAGCGCAAAATTACACTAGACCTTTTAGTATTTGGTTTAGTGCAACGTTTGAACGGTCAAAAGTGGCTAGGTAGAAATTAG
- a CDS encoding aspartate carbamoyltransferase catalytic subunit, which produces MPTTTWNRHHVLSLADFTTAEYDTVLQTAASFQEVLSRRTKKVPSLQGQVVANLFFEPSTRTRSSFELAAKRLSADTLNFAAASSSMTKGETILDTAKTYLAMGTDIMVIRHREAGVPNAIAQEMDRLDARVSVLNAGDGQHEHPSQALLDLFTICSLINRSHPRLELLKDKKIAIVGDILHSRVARSNIWSLTASGAQVHLAAPPTLLPKLFKDFVLETGETENAQSQTASSPILNRQLFLHWDLESALQDADLVMTLRLQKERMTAHLLPSLREYHQTFGITRKKLQLCKPNVKVLHPGPVNRGVEISSDLMDDPEFSLIQSQVTSGIAIRMALLYLLGSGKDAIVIK; this is translated from the coding sequence ATGCCTACTACCACCTGGAATCGTCATCACGTTCTGTCCCTCGCTGACTTCACAACTGCCGAATACGATACTGTTTTACAAACTGCTGCTAGTTTTCAGGAGGTGCTGTCACGGCGGACAAAGAAAGTACCCAGCCTACAAGGACAGGTGGTGGCGAATTTATTTTTTGAACCTTCCACACGCACCCGCAGCAGTTTTGAACTCGCCGCCAAGCGCCTGAGTGCAGATACGCTGAATTTTGCCGCAGCCAGTTCTTCCATGACGAAGGGAGAAACAATTCTTGACACAGCTAAGACTTATTTAGCGATGGGAACTGATATTATGGTGATCCGCCATCGAGAAGCGGGAGTTCCTAATGCGATCGCTCAAGAAATGGATCGTCTAGATGCGCGAGTTAGCGTCCTCAATGCTGGTGACGGTCAACATGAGCATCCCTCCCAAGCACTACTAGATTTATTTACCATCTGTAGTTTGATAAACCGCAGTCATCCCCGGCTAGAATTATTAAAAGATAAAAAAATTGCGATCGTCGGAGACATATTACATTCCCGCGTAGCCAGATCAAATATCTGGAGTTTAACAGCCAGTGGCGCACAAGTGCATCTAGCAGCACCACCCACCCTGCTACCTAAGTTATTTAAAGACTTTGTTTTAGAAACAGGTGAAACAGAGAATGCACAAAGCCAAACAGCTTCATCCCCCATACTCAACCGTCAACTATTTCTGCATTGGGATTTAGAATCAGCCTTACAGGATGCAGATTTAGTCATGACTTTGCGCCTGCAAAAAGAACGTATGACAGCGCACCTACTTCCCAGCTTGCGAGAATATCATCAAACCTTTGGTATTACACGCAAAAAGCTGCAACTGTGCAAGCCTAACGTTAAAGTCTTACATCCAGGGCCAGTTAACCGTGGTGTAGAAATTAGCTCAGATTTGATGGATGACCCTGAATTTAGCCTAATTCAGTCGCAAGTTACCAGTGGTATTGCCATTCGCATGGCACTATTATACTTGTTAGGTAGTGGCAAAGATGCAATTGTGATCAAATAG
- a CDS encoding four helix bundle protein produces MNEHQFKARTKQLALRVIRLVEVLPQTRTADVISKQLLRSATSVAANYRAACRAKSAADLIAKLGIVEEEADETLYWLELLVESGLMSADKLKSLMQESTEILAMTVASIKTLKEKHKK; encoded by the coding sequence GTGAATGAGCATCAGTTTAAGGCTAGAACAAAGCAGCTTGCATTGCGAGTTATTCGTCTAGTTGAGGTGTTACCACAAACTAGAACTGCTGATGTAATTAGCAAGCAATTATTGCGTTCAGCCACTTCTGTGGCTGCTAATTACCGAGCAGCTTGTCGAGCTAAATCAGCAGCCGATTTGATTGCTAAATTAGGCATAGTGGAAGAAGAAGCTGATGAAACACTTTATTGGTTGGAACTTCTGGTTGAATCAGGTTTAATGAGCGCAGATAAACTGAAAAGTTTGATGCAAGAATCTACCGAAATTTTAGCTATGACTGTTGCTTCAATAAAAACACTAAAAGAAAAACACAAAAAATAA
- a CDS encoding type II toxin-antitoxin system HicA family toxin — MPAKASELERTARKLGFEKVRQKGSHARWQHPDGRSTTIPIHGNAEIGKWLFYEILKQLGITEEEFNQLR, encoded by the coding sequence ATGCCAGCTAAAGCCAGTGAATTAGAACGGACGGCACGCAAACTCGGTTTTGAAAAAGTGCGACAGAAAGGCAGTCATGCTCGTTGGCAACATCCAGATGGAAGATCAACCACAATTCCTATTCATGGCAATGCTGAAATTGGTAAATGGTTGTTTTATGAAATTCTTAAACAGTTGGGTATTACTGAGGAAGAGTTTAACCAACTCCGATAA
- a CDS encoding TldD/PmbA family protein: MPNINEIANSAKENASKLGIKKFDIYGSTVDETSVQVDQGEPKQVKASNRSGVTVRVWNEENTMGVTSTTDVDPKGLELALKTAYEASFFGVKENVPDFSPEATVPIPNTHKEKAPQAPVAELINSLILAEKELLAAHQAIQGVPYNGLAQRDIDRFYLNSEGATRTESHSLASIFLYSKTEEEGKKPRSGSAFRIERSVNNLDINGCIKETAEKTISHLNYEKIKSGKYRVVFSPDAFLSLLGAFSNLFNAQSILDNQSLSNADDLGKQIASPLLSVYDDSLHPANVGAESFDGEGTPTRQVSLIENGVLKSFLHSAGTAKRMNTQPTGNASIGAKVSISPNFYHVFAATSPEQDLSLDTAENVILIDDLQALHAGVKSLQGSFSLPFDGWLVNKGVKTSIESATVAGDFLELLKSIVYVDKEAELTPGGVCPKIWVDQLSITGE; encoded by the coding sequence ATGCCGAATATTAATGAAATTGCTAATAGTGCCAAGGAAAATGCTAGTAAACTTGGGATTAAAAAATTTGACATTTATGGCTCGACTGTAGATGAAACTAGCGTCCAAGTAGACCAAGGTGAGCCAAAACAAGTTAAAGCCTCAAATCGTTCTGGGGTGACAGTTCGGGTCTGGAATGAAGAGAATACAATGGGTGTCACCAGCACCACAGATGTAGACCCCAAGGGGCTAGAATTAGCTTTAAAAACTGCTTACGAAGCTAGTTTTTTTGGTGTGAAAGAAAATGTCCCTGATTTTAGTCCCGAAGCAACTGTTCCTATTCCCAACACACATAAAGAAAAAGCACCCCAAGCACCTGTGGCTGAGTTGATAAATAGCCTAATTTTAGCTGAGAAAGAACTTTTAGCAGCGCATCAAGCAATTCAGGGCGTACCTTATAATGGTTTAGCCCAGAGAGATATTGACAGATTCTATCTCAATAGCGAGGGCGCAACCAGAACTGAATCTCATTCTTTAGCATCGATTTTTCTTTACAGTAAAACCGAGGAAGAGGGTAAAAAGCCCCGCAGTGGTAGCGCTTTTAGAATTGAACGCAGTGTGAATAATCTTGATATTAATGGTTGTATTAAGGAAACGGCAGAGAAAACTATCAGCCACTTGAATTATGAAAAAATCAAGTCTGGTAAATATCGAGTTGTTTTCTCTCCTGATGCTTTTTTAAGTTTGTTGGGTGCGTTTTCTAATTTGTTCAACGCTCAAAGCATTCTGGATAATCAAAGTTTATCAAATGCTGATGATTTAGGCAAGCAAATTGCTTCACCTCTGCTTTCAGTTTATGATGATTCACTGCACCCAGCTAATGTTGGTGCGGAAAGCTTTGACGGTGAAGGAACTCCCACTCGTCAAGTTTCGCTGATTGAAAATGGCGTTTTAAAAAGCTTTCTTCACAGTGCGGGTACTGCTAAAAGAATGAATACCCAACCCACAGGTAACGCCAGTATTGGTGCAAAAGTCAGCATTAGCCCTAACTTTTATCATGTGTTTGCAGCCACATCACCTGAACAGGATTTGAGCTTAGACACTGCGGAAAATGTGATTTTAATTGATGATTTGCAAGCTCTCCATGCAGGAGTGAAATCTTTACAAGGTTCGTTTTCTTTGCCTTTTGATGGTTGGCTAGTTAACAAAGGTGTGAAAACGAGTATTGAATCAGCAACTGTGGCTGGCGATTTCTTAGAACTCCTGAAATCTATAGTTTATGTAGATAAAGAAGCAGAGCTTACCCCTGGTGGAGTGTGTCCTAAAATTTGGGTTGATCAACTTTCCATTACTGGTGAATAA
- the tnpA gene encoding IS200/IS605 family transposase, with product ATEFKSELIEMEVMPDHVHILVEVDPQFGIAKLIRYMKGRSSRFLRQEFPWLKSRLPTLWTNSYFVSTVGGAPISVIKQYIENQKNV from the coding sequence AGCTACAGAGTTCAAGAGCGAACTTATCGAGATGGAAGTAATGCCAGATCATGTACACATATTAGTCGAGGTAGATCCTCAATTTGGAATTGCAAAATTAATTCGATATATGAAAGGACGTTCATCTCGGTTTTTGAGACAAGAGTTTCCTTGGCTAAAAAGTCGGCTACCAACACTTTGGACAAATAGCTATTTTGTTTCAACTGTTGGGGGTGCGCCGATTTCAGTTATTAAGCAATACATCGAAAATCAAAAAAATGTCTAA
- a CDS encoding TldD/PmbA family protein, with the protein MLTSTLLLSNQIPTLQYSSTAERFDETWEAPLATLLGLGRAAGADFIELFLERRNYISCLAEDDAITSISPSLATGAGVRVFRGKADCYVSTNDLSFSGLQAALEKGLSILGLELPSHNAFIPEINLELLRDYATKRGKDGWLPLCSSIKEMGEVLLDGTSHLQKKANHVQSRRASYFRDWQEVLVAASDGTFARDIRLTQSVGFNLLCADGANRTSIGERAGNTSDANFLRTWDYRDASEKIAESAGKMLYADYVDSGTYPIIMANHFGGVIFHEACGHLLETTQIERKTTPFADKKGEKIAHESLTAWDEGRAENAFGTIDMDDEGMPAQRTLLIEKGVLKNFLADRTGSSRTGHPRTGSGRRQGYTFAAASRMRNTYIAPGEYTTEDLFNSVDKGIYCKKMGGGSVGATGQFNFGVDEAYLIENGKITKPLKGAILIGEAKEIMNKISMCSQDLELAPGFCGSVSGSIYTTVGQPHIKVDSITVGGR; encoded by the coding sequence ATGCTTACAAGTACGCTACTTCTCTCCAACCAAATCCCCACCCTACAATATTCATCCACAGCAGAGCGATTCGATGAAACCTGGGAAGCTCCTTTAGCTACCCTTCTTGGACTCGGACGCGCCGCAGGTGCTGACTTCATCGAATTATTCTTAGAACGTCGTAACTATATCAGTTGTCTAGCAGAAGACGACGCAATTACCAGTATTTCACCCAGTTTAGCCACAGGTGCGGGAGTCAGAGTATTTCGTGGTAAAGCCGATTGCTACGTCAGCACCAACGACCTTTCATTTTCCGGTTTGCAAGCAGCCTTAGAAAAAGGTCTTTCTATTCTCGGATTAGAACTACCTAGTCATAACGCCTTCATCCCAGAAATCAATCTCGAATTACTCAGAGACTACGCCACAAAAAGAGGTAAAGATGGCTGGCTACCTCTGTGTAGTTCCATCAAAGAAATGGGAGAAGTCCTTCTTGATGGTACAAGCCACCTCCAGAAAAAAGCCAACCATGTACAATCGCGCCGGGCTTCCTACTTCCGAGATTGGCAAGAAGTCTTAGTTGCTGCTAGTGACGGCACATTTGCCCGTGACATTCGCCTCACTCAATCCGTAGGATTTAACCTATTGTGTGCTGATGGTGCTAATCGCACATCTATTGGTGAACGTGCTGGTAATACCAGTGATGCTAACTTCCTGAGAACTTGGGATTATCGAGACGCATCCGAGAAAATTGCCGAATCTGCCGGAAAAATGCTGTATGCAGATTATGTAGATTCCGGTACATACCCAATTATCATGGCCAATCACTTCGGTGGGGTCATCTTCCACGAAGCCTGCGGACATCTGTTAGAAACTACGCAAATCGAACGCAAGACTACACCCTTTGCAGACAAAAAAGGCGAGAAAATTGCCCACGAAAGTCTCACAGCTTGGGACGAAGGTCGGGCAGAAAATGCCTTCGGGACTATTGACATGGACGACGAAGGAATGCCGGCGCAAAGAACCCTATTAATTGAAAAAGGTGTTCTGAAAAACTTCTTAGCAGATAGAACAGGTTCTTCCCGCACCGGACACCCCAGAACCGGAAGTGGTCGCCGCCAAGGTTATACCTTTGCTGCTGCTAGTCGGATGCGTAATACTTATATTGCACCTGGAGAATACACCACAGAAGATTTATTTAACTCAGTTGATAAAGGAATTTACTGTAAAAAGATGGGTGGCGGTAGCGTTGGGGCTACAGGTCAATTTAACTTTGGTGTAGATGAAGCTTATTTAATTGAAAATGGCAAAATCACAAAACCACTAAAAGGAGCCATCCTCATTGGTGAAGCCAAGGAAATCATGAACAAAATTTCCATGTGTTCCCAAGATTTGGAACTTGCGCCCGGCTTCTGCGGTTCTGTTAGTGGCAGTATCTACACTACAGTCGGACAACCCCACATCAAAGTCGATTCTATCACCGTCGGCGGCAGATAA
- the arfB gene encoding alternative ribosome rescue aminoacyl-tRNA hydrolase ArfB, producing MLQISRKIMIPDSEIEMSAIRSQGAGGQNVNKVSTAIHLRFDIEASSLPAFYKEQLMKLNDRRITQEGVIVIKAQEYRSQEKNREEALQRLKQLIQSAVILPQKRKPTKPTRSSQKKRLNSKTKRGQIKSMRGQVME from the coding sequence ATGCTGCAAATTTCTCGTAAAATCATGATCCCGGATAGCGAAATCGAAATGAGCGCGATTCGCTCTCAAGGAGCAGGCGGTCAAAACGTTAACAAAGTTTCTACTGCTATCCACTTACGCTTTGACATTGAGGCTTCATCACTACCCGCTTTCTATAAAGAACAGCTGATGAAGTTGAATGACCGACGCATTACTCAAGAAGGAGTAATTGTGATCAAGGCGCAAGAATACCGCAGTCAGGAAAAAAACCGGGAAGAGGCTTTGCAAAGACTCAAACAACTCATACAAAGCGCAGTCATACTTCCCCAAAAACGCAAACCTACCAAACCAACTCGCAGTTCTCAGAAAAAACGTCTTAATAGTAAAACCAAGCGCGGACAAATTAAGTCGATGAGAGGACAGGTGATGGAATAA
- a CDS encoding pentapeptide repeat-containing protein produces MKTIFLTAAALLSTLTFAAPISATEELTPKQQLLETRECYGCDLSNANLKGAHLIGVDLRNADLTGANLEQANLEGADLTGANLHSADLTDAFANGTTFDYANLTNTDLSDANLYNAQVNGAVMIGTNISGAEGFDINLGIGGEE; encoded by the coding sequence ATGAAAACCATATTTTTGACCGCAGCAGCGCTACTCAGTACGTTAACTTTCGCTGCGCCAATTTCCGCTACAGAAGAACTTACTCCCAAACAGCAGTTACTAGAAACGAGGGAATGTTATGGTTGCGATTTAAGCAACGCTAACCTCAAAGGCGCGCACCTCATAGGTGTTGATTTAAGAAACGCGGATTTAACAGGTGCAAACTTAGAACAAGCTAACCTAGAAGGCGCAGATTTAACAGGTGCAAACTTGCACTCTGCTGACCTTACAGATGCCTTTGCCAATGGTACTACATTTGATTACGCAAATCTGACCAATACCGATTTGAGCGATGCCAATTTATATAATGCTCAGGTAAATGGTGCAGTAATGATTGGTACTAATATCAGTGGTGCTGAAGGTTTTGATATCAATCTTGGTATTGGTGGTGAAGAATAA
- a CDS encoding type II toxin-antitoxin system HicB family antitoxin produces MKPLQDYTIVIRPDDNGTFVAYVPAIVGCHAWGQTPDVARTELVYVFEMIQEEYEEQGRSLPQDVELVIANAS; encoded by the coding sequence ATGAAGCCTTTGCAAGACTACACCATTGTGATTCGTCCTGATGACAATGGCACATTTGTGGCTTATGTTCCAGCGATTGTTGGTTGTCACGCTTGGGGACAAACACCAGATGTAGCCCGTACCGAACTCGTTTATGTGTTTGAAATGATTCAGGAAGAATACGAAGAACAAGGGCGTTCTTTGCCTCAAGATGTTGAACTGGTGATTGCAAATGCCAGCTAA